ATGCCCACAGAACCGCAACATATCCTCAAAGACCCCACCGTTTGGGAGTTTTTAGGACTCAAACCACAGGCCGCTTACGACGAAAGTGATATTGAGGCAGCCAGCATTACCCATTTGCAAGATTTTTTATTAGAATTGGACAACGGTTTTTCTTTTGTTGCACGGTAAAAGCGCATGGCGATAGAAGGCGATGAATTTAAAATTGACTTGGTGTTTTACAATCGGGTTTTGCCATGCTTTGTCCTTTTTGATATAAAAATGGATAAAATCACCTATACCGACATCGGGCAAATCCAGATGTATGTCAATTACTACGACCGCGACATCAAACAAGCCTTTGAGAATCCGACCATTGGCGTTTTGTTATGCGCCGATAAAAACGATGCGGTTGTACGCTACACTGTGCCCGAAAACAACACGCAGATTTTTGCCTCCAAATACCAATTGCATTTGCCTTCACCAGAACAATTGATAGACGAAGTAAAAAGAGAATGGCAAAAATGGCAGTTGAAACCTGATTTTTTAG
The sequence above is a segment of the Bacteroidetes Order II. bacterium genome. Coding sequences within it:
- a CDS encoding DUF1016 family protein produces the protein MYERLLMSQDKESVLAIAKGEAMPTEPQHILKDPTVWEFLGLKPQAAYDESDIEAASITHLQDFLLELDNGFSFVAR
- a CDS encoding DUF1016 family protein; the protein is MAIEGDEFKIDLVFYNRVLPCFVLFDIKMDKITYTDIGQIQMYVNYYDRDIKQAFENPTIGVLLCADKNDAVVRYTVPENNTQIFASKYQLHLPSPEQLIDEVKREWQKWQLKPDFLGKNTEGG